In one Flammeovirga yaeyamensis genomic region, the following are encoded:
- a CDS encoding RagB/SusD family nutrient uptake outer membrane protein: MNYQKYIYIALITLLSCLSGCSVFLKEDPKGYLTEQDFPHTYEGAVSLALAPYENWVNGGFIYGRFFLLWDSGTDDMSPIGRANDPIIRPFVLHNLTSDEQFSYTAVWTPLWKGVADCNRAIDIISRMEVGDITPEQKTEVIGEIRVQRALYYYHLVRMWGDLPFVDRPLNQMNELENDKIERVSALKIYEDLIIPDLEYGYEYCPDFYPSSFAGRMTKTSAAVLLSDVCLTMAGWRYTSQGNLLKGDNAYLKLAEEWALKALNNKGGFDLYTVDDTNQGDAAWLPWRNPFSKESVVEFGNMSGFGTGQQGEGLTVVTDAMFLGGTDFWGINVPQYEGAARGLYIPTPDLWRAFEEGDQRKTHTMLIKTLKANGDSAYSIPLYHKLLDPKIYKGESGFQHSDGDNNIVLYRIADAILNYAEASNEINGPTAEAIFQINRLRTRAGLTALVASDLDQDSFRDAIWQERRVELNGEGKRKFDLIRTNRLKQLADGRDLYYHSSDNPEWKGNGERENILINFVCLPYPQHEYLWPIPRPEMTLHPNWKQNYGY; this comes from the coding sequence ATGAATTATCAAAAATATATTTATATAGCTTTAATCACTCTATTGAGTTGCTTATCGGGTTGTTCAGTCTTTTTAAAAGAAGACCCTAAAGGGTACCTCACAGAGCAAGATTTCCCTCATACGTATGAAGGAGCAGTAAGCTTAGCATTAGCTCCGTATGAGAACTGGGTGAATGGTGGGTTTATCTATGGAAGATTCTTTTTACTATGGGACTCAGGGACAGATGATATGAGCCCAATCGGTAGAGCGAATGATCCTATTATTAGACCGTTTGTATTACACAACTTAACTTCTGATGAGCAGTTTTCTTATACTGCGGTTTGGACTCCACTTTGGAAAGGTGTTGCCGATTGTAATAGAGCCATTGATATTATCTCTCGCATGGAAGTAGGTGATATTACCCCTGAACAAAAGACAGAAGTAATTGGTGAAATAAGAGTACAACGTGCTTTATACTACTATCATTTGGTAAGAATGTGGGGCGATTTACCGTTTGTTGATCGACCTCTTAACCAAATGAATGAGTTAGAGAATGATAAGATAGAAAGAGTAAGTGCATTAAAAATTTACGAAGATCTTATTATACCTGATTTAGAATATGGTTACGAATATTGTCCAGATTTTTATCCTTCTTCTTTTGCAGGCAGAATGACAAAAACATCTGCGGCGGTCTTATTATCTGATGTATGTTTGACTATGGCAGGTTGGAGATATACTTCTCAAGGAAATTTATTAAAAGGAGATAATGCCTATTTAAAATTAGCAGAGGAATGGGCATTAAAAGCTTTAAATAATAAAGGTGGATTTGATCTTTACACTGTAGATGATACCAACCAAGGTGATGCTGCTTGGTTACCCTGGAGAAACCCTTTCTCTAAAGAATCAGTGGTTGAATTCGGTAACATGTCTGGTTTTGGAACTGGACAACAAGGTGAAGGTCTAACTGTAGTTACAGATGCAATGTTTTTAGGTGGAACTGATTTTTGGGGAATAAATGTTCCACAATACGAAGGAGCAGCTCGTGGTCTTTACATTCCAACTCCTGATTTATGGAGAGCATTTGAGGAAGGAGATCAACGCAAAACACATACTATGTTGATAAAAACGCTGAAAGCTAATGGTGATTCTGCTTATAGCATTCCATTGTATCATAAACTATTGGATCCTAAAATTTATAAAGGAGAAAGTGGTTTTCAACATAGTGATGGTGATAACAACATAGTGCTCTATAGAATTGCCGATGCTATTTTAAATTATGCAGAAGCTTCTAACGAAATCAATGGACCAACTGCTGAAGCAATTTTTCAGATCAATAGATTAAGAACTCGTGCTGGACTTACAGCCTTAGTGGCAAGCGACTTGGATCAAGATTCTTTCCGCGATGCTATTTGGCAAGAAAGAAGAGTTGAACTTAATGGAGAAGGGAAAAGAAAATTCGATCTCATTAGAACGAATCGCTTAAAGCAATTGGCTGATGGAAGAGATTTATATTATCATTCATCTGACAACCCAGAGTGGAAAGGAAACGGCGAAAGAGAAAATATTCTCATTAACTTTGTGTGTTTGCCTTATCCTCAGCACGAATATTTATGGCCTATTCCAAGACCAGAAATGACCTTACACCCTAATTGGAAACAAAATTACGGTTACTAA
- a CDS encoding Ig-like domain-containing protein — translation MKNIISVNILLVLFFFGCTQTEEEAIKQEPNGISISPWEVPVSLKSQDTLQFMAYHKPDFEEATDMIWTVESPNDAITVDESTGLVHTQNDGWAMLVARSATSPISDTSYVVVSNKLASVDFIEPVEVEVEGVIGQTKQVYAFTTPYNVSDMGLIWYEADEPEKITVTRDGKVTPKVPGLTYVLAHTIRTEDRERISTAIRFDVQPTIAVEEIVFAEEQFEKTVTEVFDLDFSVLPENANDTIFTYHVADTTVIGIHPETGQLVGKKLGSTYVFVSNGQMHSDPIKVIVEEPILAEGVTLTNPHGPIQFIGQTVKLVPEFRPEDTFDKTGAWTSSDQSILMVDQEGNVTSVSDGVANVHFVSNDGGFESDIDVEVKTRLDYIIDGNINPEIITEMQNFRTSTSIAITSDRNGNDKEMLKVVKNGAHESKQILFLNGNIHKDYQLEYSVWVKLETPEIELEKYDIALRITNNAENIRYDKVIPVDNSVYEKWVQYTFNFDDVLFDPQDFGRIELIFQYGDQRDEGIGKVYYVDEFKGPGLDQD, via the coding sequence ATGAAAAATATTATCAGTGTAAATATTCTATTGGTGCTCTTTTTCTTTGGATGTACTCAAACCGAAGAGGAAGCTATAAAACAAGAACCAAACGGAATTAGTATAAGTCCTTGGGAAGTTCCTGTATCTTTAAAATCCCAAGATACACTACAATTCATGGCCTATCATAAACCCGATTTTGAGGAAGCAACAGACATGATTTGGACAGTGGAATCTCCAAATGATGCCATTACAGTCGACGAATCAACTGGTCTCGTACATACACAAAACGATGGTTGGGCAATGCTTGTGGCTAGATCGGCAACAAGTCCTATTTCAGATACTTCCTATGTAGTCGTAAGTAATAAACTGGCTTCTGTAGATTTTATTGAACCTGTTGAAGTGGAGGTTGAAGGAGTTATTGGACAAACAAAACAAGTGTATGCTTTTACCACTCCGTACAATGTCTCTGATATGGGATTAATTTGGTATGAAGCCGATGAACCAGAAAAAATCACTGTCACTCGAGATGGTAAAGTAACTCCAAAAGTTCCAGGCTTAACTTATGTTTTGGCTCATACTATAAGAACTGAGGATAGAGAAAGAATCTCAACAGCCATTCGATTTGATGTTCAGCCAACCATAGCGGTAGAAGAGATTGTTTTTGCAGAAGAACAATTTGAGAAAACTGTTACAGAAGTATTCGATCTTGATTTTTCTGTACTTCCTGAAAACGCCAATGATACCATCTTTACGTACCATGTAGCAGACACGACAGTTATAGGTATACATCCTGAAACAGGACAATTGGTGGGTAAAAAATTAGGGTCGACTTATGTTTTTGTATCCAACGGTCAAATGCACTCTGATCCTATCAAAGTAATTGTAGAAGAACCAATTTTGGCAGAAGGAGTGACATTAACCAACCCTCATGGACCAATTCAATTTATTGGTCAGACTGTTAAGTTAGTCCCTGAATTTAGACCAGAAGATACTTTTGATAAAACAGGAGCTTGGACGTCTTCAGATCAATCAATTCTTATGGTTGATCAAGAAGGAAATGTAACATCAGTAAGTGATGGCGTAGCAAATGTTCACTTTGTATCGAATGATGGAGGCTTTGAATCAGATATTGATGTTGAAGTGAAGACTAGATTAGATTATATCATAGATGGAAATATTAATCCTGAAATTATTACAGAAATGCAGAATTTCAGAACATCAACATCCATTGCTATTACTTCTGATCGAAATGGTAACGATAAGGAGATGTTGAAAGTAGTGAAGAATGGTGCTCACGAATCGAAGCAGATCCTATTCTTAAATGGCAATATTCATAAAGACTACCAATTAGAATATTCTGTTTGGGTAAAATTAGAAACACCAGAAATCGAATTGGAGAAATATGATATTGCACTAAGAATCACAAACAATGCGGAGAACATCAGATATGATAAAGTGATTCCTGTAGACAATTCGGTATATGAGAAATGGGTGCAATATACTTTCAATTTCGACGATGTTCTTTTTGATCCTCAAGATTTTGGCCGAATAGAATTGATCTTCCAATACGGTGATCAAAGAGACGAAGGAATTGGCAAAGTATATTATGTCGATGAATTCAAAGGACCTGGTTTAGACCAAGACTAG